A stretch of the Bacteroidota bacterium genome encodes the following:
- a CDS encoding NADH-quinone oxidoreductase subunit NuoF, which produces MPYRLNVMLCTGTGCVSNGAFNLLEAFKTEIRKHELHEEVAVIPTGCNGFCAVGPLVVVQPDEIFYQKLRVEDVPFLVQEHFLKGRPVKKFMYTPPETKEPIPIMSNIPFFGKQMLIALRNRGLIDPENIDEYIARDGYKGFTKAITMMTPKQVIDEVKASGLRGRGGGGFPTGLKWEVAFNTQSDEKFIIINCDEGDPGAFMDRSIVESDPHSVIEGVLIGAYALGVKQTYIYVRMEYPLALKRFYIAIEQAKEYGLLGQNILGKGMDLEIEVHRGAGAFICGEETALIRSIQGFAGEAQAKYIYPAQKGLNGKPTIINNVETWANIPQIILRGSNWFASIGTRGKNGDGGSTGTKVFSLVGKVNNTGLVEVPMGITLREIIYDIGGGIKNNKKFKSVQTGGPSGGFLPESLLDLPVDFDELLKAGAMMGSGGMVVVDEDNCMVDMARYFLDFVQSESCGKCIPCREGTKRMLDILERITYGQGTEDDLLKLEELSRLIVESSLCALGGTAPNPVLTTIKYFREEYEAHVKNKKCPAHTCKSLITYTIDSKICIEKGHGCGVCRKNCPQTAITGEIKKEHRIDPTKCDKCGICFDVCKFDAIYVD; this is translated from the coding sequence ATGCCATACAGATTAAATGTTATGCTGTGTACAGGAACAGGATGCGTTTCTAACGGAGCTTTTAATTTATTAGAAGCTTTTAAAACGGAAATCAGAAAACACGAACTCCATGAAGAGGTTGCTGTGATTCCTACCGGCTGCAATGGTTTCTGCGCTGTAGGTCCATTGGTAGTGGTTCAACCGGATGAAATATTTTATCAGAAACTGCGTGTCGAAGACGTTCCTTTTTTAGTTCAGGAGCATTTCCTTAAAGGCAGGCCGGTTAAAAAATTCATGTACACTCCACCGGAAACAAAAGAACCGATACCTATAATGTCCAATATACCATTTTTCGGAAAACAGATGTTGATCGCACTTCGTAATCGAGGTTTAATCGACCCGGAAAATATTGATGAATATATCGCCCGGGATGGTTACAAAGGATTCACAAAAGCCATAACAATGATGACTCCAAAACAGGTCATTGATGAAGTTAAAGCATCCGGTCTTCGCGGTAGAGGTGGTGGTGGCTTTCCTACAGGATTAAAGTGGGAAGTTGCTTTCAATACACAAAGTGATGAGAAATTTATTATCATCAACTGCGATGAGGGTGACCCAGGCGCATTCATGGATAGGAGTATTGTTGAAAGCGACCCGCATTCAGTCATCGAAGGTGTACTCATCGGTGCTTATGCTTTGGGTGTAAAGCAAACTTACATTTACGTCAGAATGGAATACCCCTTAGCGTTGAAACGATTCTACATAGCAATTGAACAAGCGAAAGAATATGGTTTACTAGGCCAAAACATTCTGGGAAAAGGAATGGACCTTGAAATTGAAGTTCACCGTGGAGCAGGTGCTTTCATTTGTGGTGAAGAAACCGCTTTGATTCGTTCTATCCAGGGATTTGCTGGCGAAGCCCAAGCAAAATATATCTATCCCGCCCAGAAAGGACTTAATGGCAAACCAACTATCATCAATAATGTTGAGACGTGGGCAAACATCCCACAGATAATTTTACGTGGTTCAAACTGGTTTGCATCTATTGGAACGCGAGGCAAGAATGGTGACGGGGGAAGTACTGGTACAAAAGTCTTCTCACTCGTCGGGAAAGTTAATAATACCGGACTTGTAGAAGTTCCGATGGGAATCACACTGAGAGAAATTATTTATGATATTGGCGGAGGGATAAAGAATAATAAGAAGTTCAAATCAGTGCAAACTGGCGGTCCTTCGGGTGGATTTTTACCGGAAAGCCTTCTCGATCTGCCTGTCGATTTTGATGAGCTGTTGAAGGCGGGTGCAATGATGGGATCAGGTGGTATGGTCGTAGTTGATGAAGATAATTGTATGGTGGATATGGCGCGGTACTTCCTTGATTTCGTTCAGTCAGAAAGCTGTGGTAAGTGTATCCCCTGTCGTGAAGGTACAAAACGGATGCTTGATATTCTTGAAAGAATAACATATGGTCAAGGGACCGAAGACGACCTGTTAAAATTGGAAGAGCTTTCGAGATTGATTGTTGAATCGTCGTTGTGTGCGCTTGGTGGTACGGCACCAAATCCTGTTTTAACAACAATAAAATATTTTCGCGAAGAATATGAAGCCCACGTCAAAAATAAAAAATGTCCAGCGCATACATGCAAATCGTTGATTACTTATACAATTGACAGCAAGATATGTATTGAAAAAGGTCATGGATGCGGTGTTTGTAGAAAAAATTGTCCACAAACTGCAATTACTGGAGAGATAAAGAAAGAGCACAGAATTGATCCAACCAAGTGCGATAAATGCGGGATCTGTTTTGATGTTTGTAAATTCGATGCAATTTATGTCGACTAA
- a CDS encoding (2Fe-2S) ferredoxin domain-containing protein: MPKLTIEELDKLREKAVAKLRLRESGENRGKVTIHLGTCGIAAGGRQVLTALLVEVEKLGIKDITVTTAGCAGLCSREPMATVELFGQAPVKYVDLTADKIKKILAEHVVNGKTVKDYALAIGSERVG; encoded by the coding sequence ATGCCAAAATTAACAATTGAAGAACTCGACAAATTAAGAGAAAAAGCAGTCGCCAAATTGCGTTTGCGTGAAAGTGGCGAAAATCGAGGTAAGGTTACCATTCATCTGGGAACTTGCGGAATTGCTGCCGGTGGACGCCAAGTACTCACAGCATTACTTGTTGAAGTTGAGAAACTAGGTATCAAAGATATAACTGTTACAACTGCTGGCTGTGCAGGACTTTGCAGTCGTGAGCCAATGGCAACAGTCGAACTCTTCGGTCAAGCACCTGTAAAATATGTTGACCTGACCGCAGACAAGATTAAAAAAATCCTTGCTGAGCATGTTGTCAATGGCAAAACAGTAAAAGATTATGCACTGGCAATTGGTAGTGAACGAGTTGGATAA